From a single Paraburkholderia sp. FT54 genomic region:
- a CDS encoding MFS transporter codes for MSAVAARLERLPLSGFHRKLLLIGGLGYLFDGLDSSSLAFLLPVVSKLWHLTSAETGLVASSTYIGYFFGAFLSGVFADLIGRRRIMMSALAIYCVASLASAAATDWHTFFALRIVAGFGSGAETVVIAPFLAEFVPRRYRGMFCGALVGFMSFGYLSSSILGFVVVRNFADGWRYLAVVTSLPVVMLLWWRRTLPESPRWLESQGRTDEANRIVSTIESWFAARGIHVPPVSSVGIMPASARASGSALQNVLTLWSPRLARTTAVSWLMWFSVAFAYYSFFSWIPSLLLKEGLTMTKSFGYSIAIYGAQIPGYFSAAWLNERIGRKAVVASYMLLGGIAAIALAFSHTGIGIMAAGICLSFFMNGAFAGVYAYTPEVFPTAVRTTGTGSSSSFGRIGSVSAPILVGLVYPVFGFLGVFAMTTTVLLIGACVVFFLGIETRNRSLEDIEAEELGRVQDVRGPLNSTEIHG; via the coding sequence GTGTCTGCCGTAGCCGCTCGTCTTGAAAGACTTCCGTTATCGGGCTTTCATCGGAAACTCCTGCTCATCGGTGGGTTGGGGTATCTGTTCGATGGACTCGATTCATCGTCACTCGCGTTCCTGCTGCCGGTCGTGAGCAAGCTGTGGCACCTGACGAGCGCCGAGACCGGCCTCGTCGCGAGCAGCACCTATATCGGCTACTTCTTCGGGGCTTTCCTGTCTGGCGTATTCGCCGATCTGATCGGCCGTCGCCGCATCATGATGTCGGCGCTGGCGATTTACTGCGTCGCGTCGCTCGCGAGTGCCGCTGCCACTGACTGGCACACGTTCTTCGCGTTGCGCATCGTCGCGGGTTTTGGTTCTGGCGCGGAGACGGTGGTGATCGCGCCATTCCTGGCGGAATTCGTGCCGCGACGTTACCGGGGCATGTTTTGCGGCGCGCTGGTTGGCTTCATGTCGTTCGGTTACCTGAGTTCATCCATCCTCGGCTTCGTCGTGGTGCGAAATTTTGCCGATGGCTGGCGCTACCTGGCCGTGGTGACTTCGTTGCCCGTCGTCATGTTGCTCTGGTGGCGCAGGACGTTGCCCGAGTCGCCGCGATGGCTCGAGAGTCAGGGCCGAACCGATGAAGCGAACCGTATCGTGAGCACGATCGAGTCATGGTTTGCCGCCCGTGGCATTCATGTTCCCCCGGTCAGTTCCGTCGGCATCATGCCCGCATCGGCGCGTGCAAGTGGTAGCGCGTTGCAGAACGTGCTGACGCTGTGGTCGCCGCGACTCGCGCGCACCACGGCAGTAAGCTGGTTGATGTGGTTTTCGGTTGCGTTCGCCTACTACTCGTTCTTCTCCTGGATTCCAAGCCTGCTCCTCAAAGAGGGGCTCACCATGACGAAGAGCTTCGGCTATTCCATCGCGATCTATGGGGCGCAGATTCCGGGGTATTTCTCGGCCGCATGGCTCAATGAACGGATCGGCCGGAAGGCCGTGGTCGCATCGTACATGCTGCTGGGGGGCATCGCGGCGATCGCGCTTGCGTTCTCTCACACGGGAATCGGCATCATGGCCGCGGGCATATGCCTGTCGTTCTTCATGAACGGCGCGTTCGCAGGCGTGTATGCGTACACCCCGGAAGTGTTTCCGACTGCCGTTCGCACGACCGGCACCGGGTCGTCCTCATCGTTTGGCCGCATTGGCTCGGTGAGCGCCCCCATTCTGGTTGGCCTCGTTTATCCCGTGTTCGGGTTCCTTGGCGTGTTCGCCATGACCACGACGGTGCTGCTCATCGGGGCCTGCGTGGTTTTCTTCCTGGGTATCGAGACTCGCAACCGCTCGCTCGAAGACATCGAGGCCGAGGAGCTCGGCCGCGTGCAGGATGTTCGAGGCCCGCTCAATTCCACTGAAATACACGGCTGA
- a CDS encoding GAF domain-containing protein, translating into MQGNRIETASPARHALDISNLEHLAKAMRLKGQPMAIFRAVHEVAASAIGFSLFTIMSYDAQNQEVERVYTNMPDVYPVGGRKKKHGTPWARQILQDLKPFRAETPQGIREAFDDHTVMIGMGLGSILNIPIAYDGVCIGTMNLTHQERWYTTGHEELGLLIGSFLAPALISRNTISASSLTAL; encoded by the coding sequence ATGCAAGGCAACCGGATCGAAACTGCGTCGCCAGCCCGCCACGCGCTGGATATTTCGAATCTTGAGCATCTCGCGAAGGCCATGCGGCTCAAAGGTCAGCCGATGGCGATTTTCCGCGCCGTTCACGAGGTGGCGGCTAGCGCAATCGGCTTCAGCCTGTTCACGATCATGTCCTACGATGCGCAAAACCAGGAGGTGGAGCGCGTCTACACCAACATGCCCGACGTCTACCCGGTTGGTGGGCGCAAGAAGAAACACGGCACCCCGTGGGCCAGACAAATACTGCAGGATCTCAAGCCGTTTCGCGCAGAGACGCCACAAGGCATTCGCGAAGCGTTCGACGATCACACCGTGATGATCGGCATGGGTCTCGGATCGATACTGAACATCCCGATCGCCTACGACGGCGTGTGCATCGGCACGATGAACCTGACGCATCAGGAGAGGTGGTACACGACAGGACATGAAGAGTTGGGATTGCTGATCGGTTCCTTCCTGGCTCCCGCTCTCATTTCGCGCAATACGATATCCGCCAGCAGCTTGACTGCTCTCTGA
- a CDS encoding MFS transporter — translation MTTTQRVATTSPASQTAGSQGRWLLVFVLGYLALMADGADVMMYGLTLTRIKDDFGLSNVQAGALGSLTLLGMAVGGILGGWASDRIGRVRVVVWALALFSLGAGLLGLTHSFLEFAIVRFISSLGIGCMVLVTTLVAEYVPTERRSLILGALQTGISAGYIAVIALSSWILPHYGWRTLYYVSALPVVFALAIKFAVPEPASWRASHAVERTSPRRWRDSRYHVIFSNRQTRTLFILWTLASIFILSGFYGLNNWLPTYLEKELHIKFSALTGYMIGTYVVAFIGKIFAGWLGDRWSRRGVYVFGCVGAALFLPVIIFWHTRENIAVLMLFFGFLYGVPLGTIGTFMSESFATSIRGTAVGGSYNLGRFCSGAAPIVIGFLATQFSIGLGFLVVGAVFFLSGVTALFIPDRLYDTERPSTP, via the coding sequence ATGACCACCACCCAACGTGTTGCAACAACGTCACCGGCGAGCCAAACCGCCGGATCGCAAGGCCGCTGGCTGCTGGTTTTCGTTCTCGGCTATCTCGCACTAATGGCCGATGGCGCCGACGTCATGATGTACGGCCTCACGCTAACGCGCATCAAGGACGACTTCGGGCTGAGCAATGTCCAGGCCGGCGCATTGGGCAGCCTGACGTTGTTAGGCATGGCTGTCGGCGGGATTCTCGGCGGCTGGGCGAGCGACCGCATAGGGCGGGTGAGGGTGGTGGTCTGGGCGCTGGCGCTCTTTTCGCTCGGCGCGGGGCTGCTCGGGCTCACGCATAGTTTTCTGGAATTCGCGATTGTCCGTTTCATCAGCTCGTTGGGCATCGGCTGTATGGTGCTGGTCACAACGCTCGTTGCCGAATATGTGCCCACGGAACGGCGCTCCCTGATTCTCGGTGCATTGCAAACCGGTATTTCGGCCGGCTACATCGCCGTCATTGCATTGAGCAGCTGGATTTTGCCGCACTACGGTTGGCGCACGCTGTACTACGTGTCGGCGCTGCCTGTCGTGTTTGCTTTGGCGATCAAGTTCGCGGTCCCCGAGCCGGCCAGCTGGCGGGCAAGTCATGCCGTCGAGCGCACGAGCCCGCGTCGATGGCGCGACAGCCGCTACCACGTGATTTTCAGCAATCGACAGACACGAACCTTGTTCATTCTGTGGACCCTGGCCTCGATTTTCATTCTTTCCGGTTTCTATGGCTTGAACAACTGGTTACCGACTTACCTCGAAAAAGAACTGCATATCAAGTTCAGCGCGCTGACTGGATACATGATCGGCACCTACGTCGTCGCCTTCATCGGCAAGATCTTTGCTGGTTGGCTGGGTGACCGCTGGAGCCGGCGTGGCGTTTATGTCTTCGGCTGCGTGGGCGCCGCGCTTTTTCTGCCGGTGATCATCTTCTGGCATACGCGAGAGAACATTGCTGTCCTCATGCTTTTCTTCGGGTTTCTGTACGGCGTACCGCTGGGCACGATCGGCACTTTCATGTCCGAGAGTTTCGCCACTTCTATTCGCGGCACTGCCGTGGGCGGCTCCTACAACCTGGGCCGCTTCTGCTCGGGCGCGGCGCCTATCGTCATCGGCTTCCTGGCCACGCAGTTCTCCATCGGACTGGGTTTCCTCGTGGTCGGCGCGGTGTTCTTCCTGAGCGGCGTGACCGCGCTGTTCATCCCGGATCGGTTGTACGACACGGAGCGCCCGTCCACGCCGTGA
- a CDS encoding DNA polymerase II, with translation MTELEQGFILTRHWRDTPAGTEVDFWLATDGGPRHVRLRPQPSVAFVPAEHRERAETILRREAPLDLRPLDLCDFRHRPVMGLYCPQYRQLTGFEKRLKQGGVDVYEADIFPPERYMMERFITAPVWFSGDTQSNGNSGPLLNSELKPATSYRPPLKLVSLDIETSAHAELYSIALEGCGQRQVYMLGPPNGDASMLDFDLEYCETRAQLLEKLNVWLERHDPDAIIGWNLVQFDLRVLQQHAEQYRIPLRLGRGGAVMEWREHGLKQNHFFAGAAGRLIIDGIEALRSATWSFPSFSLEHVSRTVLGEGKAIDNPYQRMDEIQRRFDEDKPALARYNLKDCELVTRIFARTELLPFLLERASVTGLPADRSGGSVAAFTHLYMPRMHRHGYVAPNLGDVAGAASPGGFVMDSRPGLYDSVLVLDYKSLYPSIIRTFLIDPVGLVEGMLNPADDQSVPGFLGARFSRTRHCLPSIVGQVWQGRETAKRENNKPLSQALKIIMNAFYGVLGSTGCRFFDPRLASSITMRGHEIMHATRELIQGEGYEVIYGDTDSTFVWLKHAHSEEDASRIGRALVEHINAWWRQNLQARFGLDSALELQFERHYRRFFMPTIRGAEEGSKKRYAGLTVLQDGSEDIVYKGLETVRTDWTPLAQQFQQELYRRIFTQQPYQDYVRDYVRDTLAGKLDDQLVYRKRLRRPLGEYERNVPPHVRAARVADEFNRRQGRPLQYQNGGWISYVMTVAGPEPLETLRSAIDYEHYLTRQLQPVADAILPLLRDDFTTLMSGQKQLF, from the coding sequence TTGACCGAGCTTGAACAGGGTTTCATTTTGACCCGACATTGGCGCGACACGCCGGCCGGCACGGAAGTCGATTTCTGGCTGGCAACGGACGGCGGGCCTCGTCACGTCCGCCTGCGCCCTCAGCCATCGGTGGCGTTCGTTCCCGCCGAACATCGCGAGCGAGCCGAAACGATCCTGCGCCGCGAGGCGCCGCTCGATCTGCGTCCACTCGATCTGTGCGACTTTCGGCATCGGCCGGTCATGGGACTTTACTGCCCGCAGTACCGGCAATTGACGGGTTTCGAGAAACGCCTGAAGCAAGGCGGCGTCGACGTGTACGAAGCCGATATCTTTCCGCCCGAGCGCTACATGATGGAGCGCTTCATCACAGCACCGGTGTGGTTCAGCGGCGATACGCAGAGTAACGGCAACAGCGGCCCGCTCCTGAACAGCGAACTCAAACCGGCCACCAGCTATCGCCCGCCCTTGAAGCTGGTTTCGCTCGATATCGAAACCAGCGCTCACGCCGAGTTGTATTCCATCGCGCTGGAAGGTTGCGGACAGCGCCAGGTATATATGCTGGGGCCGCCCAACGGCGACGCGAGCATGCTCGACTTCGACCTCGAATACTGTGAAACCCGCGCGCAGTTGCTGGAAAAACTGAACGTGTGGCTGGAGCGGCACGATCCCGATGCGATCATCGGCTGGAATCTGGTGCAGTTCGATCTGCGCGTGCTGCAGCAGCATGCCGAACAATATCGCATACCGTTGCGGCTCGGCCGTGGCGGCGCGGTAATGGAATGGCGCGAGCATGGACTCAAACAGAACCATTTCTTTGCCGGCGCCGCGGGACGGTTGATCATCGACGGCATCGAGGCGCTGCGTTCCGCGACGTGGAGTTTTCCTTCGTTCAGTCTCGAACATGTCTCGCGCACGGTGCTGGGCGAGGGCAAGGCGATCGACAATCCGTATCAGCGCATGGATGAAATCCAACGCCGCTTCGATGAAGACAAGCCCGCGCTCGCGCGGTACAACCTCAAAGACTGCGAGCTGGTCACGCGCATCTTCGCCAGAACGGAGTTGCTGCCGTTCCTGTTGGAGCGCGCGAGCGTGACCGGTTTGCCGGCGGATCGCAGCGGCGGATCGGTGGCGGCGTTCACGCATCTGTACATGCCGCGCATGCATCGGCACGGCTACGTCGCGCCCAATCTCGGCGACGTGGCCGGCGCCGCGAGCCCCGGCGGTTTCGTGATGGATTCGCGCCCCGGCCTCTACGATTCCGTGCTCGTGTTGGACTACAAGAGCCTGTATCCGTCCATCATCCGAACCTTTCTGATTGACCCGGTCGGCCTCGTCGAAGGCATGCTGAATCCCGCCGACGATCAATCAGTGCCGGGCTTTCTCGGCGCGCGCTTCTCGCGCACGCGGCATTGTCTGCCGTCAATCGTCGGGCAAGTCTGGCAAGGCCGTGAAACGGCCAAACGCGAGAACAACAAGCCGCTTTCGCAGGCCTTGAAGATCATCATGAACGCCTTTTACGGCGTACTCGGATCGACCGGTTGCCGCTTCTTCGATCCACGTCTCGCGTCGTCGATCACCATGCGCGGCCACGAAATCATGCATGCCACGCGCGAACTGATTCAGGGCGAAGGCTACGAAGTCATTTACGGCGACACGGATTCGACCTTCGTGTGGCTCAAACACGCGCACAGCGAGGAAGACGCGAGCCGCATCGGCCGCGCGCTGGTCGAGCATATCAACGCGTGGTGGCGGCAGAATCTGCAGGCGCGATTCGGGCTCGACAGCGCGCTCGAATTGCAATTCGAACGGCACTATCGGCGCTTCTTCATGCCGACGATTCGCGGCGCCGAGGAAGGCAGCAAGAAGCGCTATGCCGGCCTCACCGTTTTGCAGGACGGCAGCGAAGACATCGTCTACAAGGGACTCGAAACGGTACGCACGGACTGGACGCCGCTCGCTCAGCAGTTCCAGCAGGAACTGTATCGGCGCATCTTCACGCAGCAACCGTATCAGGATTACGTGCGCGACTATGTGCGCGACACGCTCGCAGGCAAGCTCGACGATCAGCTCGTGTACCGCAAGCGCCTGCGCCGGCCGCTCGGCGAGTACGAGCGCAACGTGCCGCCGCACGTGCGCGCGGCACGTGTGGCGGACGAGTTCAATCGGCGGCAAGGGCGCCCGCTGCAATACCAGAACGGCGGCTGGATCAGCTATGTGATGACGGTTGCCGGACCCGAGCCGCTGGAAACGCTACGCTCCGCAATCGATTACGAACACTATCTGACGCGGCAATTGCAGCCCGTCGCCGACGCTATCCTGCCGCTGTTGCGCGATGATTTCACAACCTTGATGTCAGGCCAGAAGCAGTTGTTCTGA
- a CDS encoding PRC-barrel domain-containing protein — MRLGKLVVVVAVAATSLGAQAQVAGTQPLSVTVEQSNALLSGWSVKKSILGKSVYNDQNEKIGTVRDLVIATDGSLSAAIVSAGGFLGVASHDVAVPIAALDIRQGNFYLAGATKAALKATPEFQYNKVQTPPKPKKLTGQ, encoded by the coding sequence ATGAGATTGGGCAAACTCGTTGTTGTCGTCGCAGTAGCTGCAACCAGCCTCGGTGCGCAGGCGCAAGTCGCCGGCACGCAACCGCTGAGCGTCACGGTCGAGCAGTCGAATGCGCTGCTGAGCGGCTGGAGTGTGAAGAAGAGCATTCTCGGCAAGTCGGTGTACAACGACCAGAACGAGAAAATCGGCACGGTCCGCGATCTGGTCATCGCGACGGACGGCTCGCTGTCCGCGGCAATCGTCTCCGCGGGCGGTTTTCTGGGCGTGGCGTCGCACGACGTGGCGGTGCCCATCGCAGCGCTGGACATCCGCCAGGGGAATTTCTATCTTGCCGGCGCCACCAAGGCCGCGCTGAAGGCGACGCCCGAGTTCCAGTACAACAAGGTTCAAACGCCGCCGAAGCCTAAAAAGCTGACGGGGCAATAA